In Candidatus Eremiobacterota bacterium, the DNA window TAGCGCGCGAACCGCTCGTCGTCGCCGTTCGCCCAGGCAAAGATCGCGCCGTTCGTCGCAGTGAACGCGACGTAGAGCGGAAGCTTCGCCTCCTGCATCCGGCGCAGCGACTCGTCGATGATCGCGATCCCGCGCTCATAGCGCCCGCGCGCGATCGCTTCGTGTGCGTCGACGTAGTGCAGCCCAAGATCGGAAAGAAAGTCGGGCCGGCGGATCGCGTCGGCCTCGGCGCGCAAGGCGCGCGCCTCGCTGAAGCGCCCCTGCAGGCCGCGCAGCGTCGCCACGAAGGTCAACAGCGTCGCGCGCTCGGCGGACGGCTCGCGCGCGAAGGAGTCGAGCGCCTCGCCGACGGCCGTCTCCGTCTCGTCGAATCGCGCGCTCTGGTAGAGCGCGGCGGCGAGGTGCAGCAGCGCGTCGGTTCGCAAGGCGGCGTCCGCATCGGACGGCAGACAGTAGTAGACCGTTCGGGCTTCGTGCAGATACGTCGCGAGATCGACCGAGAAGCGGCGGAACGGCATCGTCGCGATCCACAAGCTCGGGAAGCGGACGAGCTGCGCGGGCTCGAGCCGTGCGACGACCTGTTCGCATTCGGGCAGCGCCGCCGGCGCGCGCACGTACGTCGGGAGCCGGTCCAGCACGCGCGCGGCGCGGCGCACGTCATCGCTCGCCAGCGCGATCTGCGCGGCGCGCGCCGCGTCGCCGCGCCGCTCGTGCGCTTCCAGCGCCAAGGCATGCGCGGCGGCGACGCAGCCGGCGAAACGCGTCCGAACCATCGCCCGCACGAGCGGGTGAAGCTCGTACGCTCCGCCGTCGTCGCGCCGAACGAACGGCAGCGCTCCCAGCCGGCGCTCCGCGACCGCGTCGAAGCGTTCGCCGGCGACGCTGCGGATGTCCTTGAGCGTGGCATCCGGTACTGCCGCCGCGACGACGACCGCGTCGGCGAGGCTCTGCTCGAGCCGGCCGATCACTTCGTCGGCGAGGTAGTCGTACAGCTCGTCGAACGCGACGTCGTCGAGCCGCGCCAGCACCTGCTCGAAGCGCCCGCTCGCCGCGACCGCGATCAGCAGCTGCACGACCATCGGCCAGCCGGACGAAAGCCGCGCGATCTCGCGCGCCGCCGCCGCGCCGACGCCGTGACGGCCGGCGAGCGCGACGACGTCGTCTTCGCCGAGCTGCAGCTCCTCGGCGGCGATGAACAGCGTGCGCGCGCTGCCGATGGCGCGGCCGAACGCGGCCGGCAGCGGCACCCGCGAGCAAAATACGATCGTGCGCTGCGCGGGCGCGCTCGCCGCCAGCTTTTCGAGGACTTCGTGCGCCGCGGCGACGCGGCGCAAGCCGTCGGCGTTCTCGAACGCGAACAGCATCGGCTCCGCCTGGCGCGGCCAGTACTCGTTCAGGAGCTCGAGCTGCGCCTGCCCTTCGCTCCCGCGCGCCAACCGGCTGCGCGCGACCTCGAGCGCGATCTCCGGCGTGTTCTTCGCCAGCGCGTCCACGACGCGCCGCGCAAGCTCGCCCGCGTCGCGCAAGCCGTCGCAATCGCACACGGCAGCGAGTGCAAACGTCCGTGCGTACGCTCGCACGAACGTCGACTTGCCGTACCCCGCCGGGGCCGTCACGACGACCGCTCGCGGGGATGCCGCCACGACCCGGTCGTGCAGACTCTCCACCCCAGTCCTCCTAGGCCTCGACCATTTTCGCCCCACCCCAGCACACCTTCCGACAAGGAGCACGAGATCATGAACCACGCCAACCACGCACCCGACACGCACCGCGACAGCGGCTCGCACGATGCGCCGCCTCCCGTTCCAGCGAACTTCACCTACGTGCGCGTGAAGACGTCCGACAGCGACAGTGACGACTTCAGTCCCAGCAGCGCCGTGCCGCTCGACTTCGCCACCGGCATCACCGCCAAGCTGCGCGCGTATCGCGAAACGCCGGACCAGACGGCGCCCTCGCTCGAGTACCAAGTTGCACCGACAGAACCGGTGCTGGCCCCGCCGCTCGTCCCCGACCAGTCTTCCACCCCGGATCCGCTGCTCCTCAAAGACGCCTACGTCGGCACGATCACGGTCAACGTCCCCGGCGGCGAGGCCCGCACCCTCAAGATAACGCGCAGCCACACCGACGCGGTTCACCTCGACCTCACCAAGGGCGTCGAGGTGAGATGCTGGTTCGACACCAGGGGAATCATGGCTCACCCGATCGGGCCGATGCTGAACATCGACATCACGCCGCAGCCATAGCGAGCACGAGCATGTACGCGCGGCCGCGGATCCTTTCGCTGATCACCACGCACCGCTGCACGGCGGCGTGCGATCACTGCTGCTTCGGCTGCTCGCCCAAGGTGACGAAGGCGATCCCGGTCGCGCGGCTGCACTCGCTGATCGACGAGGCGGCGGCGATCCCGTCGTTCGAAATGGTCGGCTTTACCGGCGGCGAGTGCTTCCTGCTCGGCAAGCACCTCGACGCGCTGATCGCGCGAGCGACGGGGCACGGTCTGCGGACGCGCGTCGTCACGAACGGGTACTGGGCCGTCACCGCGCTTGCAGCCCGGCGCCGCATCGAAGCGCTGCGCGATGCCGGGCTCGGCGAGGTGCATCTCTCGACGGGGATGTTCCACGCCCGCTTCGTCCCGGTGGAGCGCGTGCTGCAGGCAGCGCGCGCCTCCGCCGAGGCGGGGCTGTTCACCACCGTGTGGATCGAAGAATGCGAGGGCTCGACGTTCGACGGCGCGTTCGTCCGTGCGGCGCTCGACGATCTCGTGCGGGAGCGCCGCGTCTACGTCGGCTCGCAGCCGTGGATCGAGAACGCCGACGGGCGCGGCGAGGCGCGGCTCGAGCACGATCCGGCGCTCTCGCGCTTTCGCGACGAGAACAAGTCGGGCTGCCCCTCCATTTTGGAGGTCCTCAGCGTCACGCCGGATCAGACACTGATCGCGTGCTGCGGCTTCACGATGGAGTCGATCCCCGAGCTGCATCTCGGCTCCGTCGCCGAACGCAGCCTCGCCGAGGTGCTCGAGGGCGCGCCGAACGAGCTGCTGAAGTACTGGCTCCACGTCGAGGGGCCCGAGCGTATTCTCGAGTTCGTGCAGCGGTTCGAGCCGGACTACCGGCTGCCGGCGGAGTCGCCGTCGATGTGCCAGACGTGTCTGCACCTGCACCGCGACCCGGTCGCGCAGCGCGTGCTCGCCGAGCACGCAGACGACATCCCGTTCGAGGCCATCATGAACGCGTTCGCGGAGCGCATCGGAACACGCGTCGTGCGCGCGACCCGTTAATGGCGATGTAAGGGCGAGCTGCGACGATCGGTTGGTCACCACTCATTTCCTCGGAGGCACTTCCATGACCATCGCACTTCGCGCGGCAACCTTGCCGCAGACCGACCCCGGCGGGGAGATCGCTCAAGCGATCCTCGCCGCAAACTACGCGCAAAACGGCGTTCATTTCGCACCGTTCATGGTGAAGGGCGCGTCATCGAGCCAGTTCAACCACATCTGGATCAGCGACCGCGGTGACACCGCCGTCGACTTCTACCAGTTCAACGGACAGAGCTCGAACGGCTTTCTCCCGCTCGGCGACGTCGCGATCGTCAACCGCGGCAATTTCGACGATCAAGGGTACTTGCTGTTCGCGCCGAGCACCGATGCGCCGGACGCGCTCGCGCACCCGACGGATTTCACCTGGGTCCTCAACGACCACGGCTCGGGCAACGACAACGACGTGACGTACTGGCGGATGACGCCGCCGGCCGGCTATGCGGCGGTCGGTCTGGCGTTCAGCAACGACGACAAGCCGGACGTCAACAACTACTGGTGCGTGAAGCTGGGGTACCTGCGGACCGTCGACCATGTCACGTACTGGAACGACAGCGGCTCACATTGGTCGCACAACGGTGACATGGCGATCGCGGCGTACAACGGTCCGGCCTCGCCCGACGAGATTCTCCTTCTCCCGCAGACGCTCATGAGCTTCGAAGACATCGGCAACGAGCCGACCTACGTGCTCGCGGCGAAAAAGGCGTACCTGGACGTCGCCCCGATTCCGGCGCCGGTCCCGGTGTACGACCCCGAAAACGAGCCGGGCAGCCGCACGGACATCGGCGTCAAGAACGTGGCGATCGTGCCGGCGTCCGCGATCGCCGATCCGGGCTACTCCGGACGCGGCGTCGTCTCGCCGTTCTACTACGTCGCCAACCAGCGCTTCTACACGTGCACGGAGGTCGATTCGACGCCGGGCGGCGGCGCGAAACAGATCACGTACGAAATCGGGACGTCGCAGTCGGACTCGACCAACTTCAAGCACAGCACGTCTCTGACGGTCGGCGCGGAGGTCGGAGTCGAGCTCGACGGGTTTTCGGCCGGCGTGTCGACCAGCTTCACCGAGGACTTCTCGATCGAGACCCAGCATACGAGCGAGGGGTCGACATCGGTCACCGATCAAACCACGATCAACATCCCGGGTGCGCAGAACACGCAGTTCTGGCAGCGGATCGCCGAGATCCGAGTGTTCCGGACCGACACCTCCGTCGTGTCCGCGGTCGACTACGGCTTGAAGACGCTGCTCTTCACGCAGTCGCCCACATCGCCCTGAGCTGAACGGAACGCACCGCCGCAGCGTTGAAGCGGCGGCGGTGCGCATTCAGATCGGCGTGATGGGCTCGGCCGGCGGGGTCATCACCGAAGAGCAGCTGCAGCTCGCCCGGCGGATCGGGCGGCGGATCGCGGAGCGCGGCTGCGTCATCGTCACCGGCGCGTGTCCGGGGCTCCCGCACGCGGCGGTGCTCGGCGCGCACGAGGCGGGCGGGGCCAGCCTCGGCGTCTCGCCGGCGCGCTCGCGCGAAGAGCACGTCGGCGTGTTCGAGTCCCCGCTCGACCCGTACACCGCGATCGTCTTCACCGGCTCCGGACTGATGGGCCGCGAGACGCACAACATCCACAGCTCCGACCTCGTCGTCTTCGTCGGCGGGCGCAGCGGGACGCTGGGCGAGTTCGCCATCGCGTACGACGAGGGAAAGCTGATCGGCGTGCTGCGGAACTCGGGCGGGATCTCGAACGACTTCGACTACATCGCGAAGCTCGTCGAGAAGCAGACCGGCGCAATGCTCATCGAGGACGACGACCCGGAGCGGCTGGTCGACACGTGTCTGGACAGATGGGTCTCCGAGGCGCGGCCGACCAGCGTCGCGCTCGCCGCGCAAGCGGAGTACGCCGGCACAGCGGTGACGGACGGCGCTCGTGGCTGAGCTCACCTTCGTCGGTGCGGCCGGGACCGTCACCGGCAGCAAGCACCTGCTCGCGCTCAACGGAAAGCACGTCTACGTCGACTGCGGGATGTTTCAAGGGACGAAGGAGACGCAGGCGCTCAACATGGCGCCGCTCCCGGTCCCGGCGGCGCAGACCGACGCGATCGTCGTCACCCACGGGCACATCGACCACGTCGGCTACCTGCCGAAGATCGTCCACGACGGCTTTCGCGGACCGATCTATTGCACGCCCGCGACCTCGGGGCTGATCGAGATCGTCCTCGAGGACGCAGCGCATCTGCAAGAGATGATGGCGAAGCGCGGGCTGGAGCACGAGCGAGCGCGGCACATCCCGCCGTTCTACGGCGACGACGACGTGCAGGCGACGCTGAAGCTGCTGAAGACCGTCGAGCTGGAGACGGAGTTCGACGTGTGCGGCGCGACGATGCGCTACCGCAACGCGGGACACATCCTCGGCTCGGCCTTCATCGACGCGCGAATCGAAGGCCGGCGAGTGATCTTCTCCGGCGACGTCGGCCGGTACGGGCGCCCGCTGCTGTACGATCCCGAGGCGCTCGACGCGGCGGACGTGGTGCTGTGCGAGAGCACGTACGGCAACCGCAACCACCCGCCCGACGCGCTCGGCGAGCTCGAGCAGGCGCTGCTCGCCGGGATCGCGCGCGGCGGGCCGATC includes these proteins:
- a CDS encoding radical SAM protein, which gives rise to MYARPRILSLITTHRCTAACDHCCFGCSPKVTKAIPVARLHSLIDEAAAIPSFEMVGFTGGECFLLGKHLDALIARATGHGLRTRVVTNGYWAVTALAARRRIEALRDAGLGEVHLSTGMFHARFVPVERVLQAARASAEAGLFTTVWIEECEGSTFDGAFVRAALDDLVRERRVYVGSQPWIENADGRGEARLEHDPALSRFRDENKSGCPSILEVLSVTPDQTLIACCGFTMESIPELHLGSVAERSLAEVLEGAPNELLKYWLHVEGPERILEFVQRFEPDYRLPAESPSMCQTCLHLHRDPVAQRVLAEHADDIPFEAIMNAFAERIGTRVVRATR
- a CDS encoding MBL fold metallo-hydrolase, translating into MAELTFVGAAGTVTGSKHLLALNGKHVYVDCGMFQGTKETQALNMAPLPVPAAQTDAIVVTHGHIDHVGYLPKIVHDGFRGPIYCTPATSGLIEIVLEDAAHLQEMMAKRGLEHERARHIPPFYGDDDVQATLKLLKTVELETEFDVCGATMRYRNAGHILGSAFIDARIEGRRVIFSGDVGRYGRPLLYDPEALDAADVVLCESTYGNRNHPPDALGELEQALLAGIARGGPIVIPAFAVERTQDILYSIGALQKKDPQIARTPVHVDSPMAIKVDALFARYPDAHKPFIDTPQQPFGCSNVTVHVTTDESKTLNALKGPAIIIASSGMASGGRILHHLHNHIPDPTATIVFVGFQGPGTLGNLMINGAKTVKVFGDPLEVKAAVVSLSGYSAHADQSELLRWLGTLKTTPHLYAIHGDPVAATALAAAVQLKLGFTATVAERGTTVTL
- a CDS encoding winged helix-turn-helix domain-containing protein → MESLHDRVVAASPRAVVVTAPAGYGKSTFVRAYARTFALAAVCDCDGLRDAGELARRVVDALAKNTPEIALEVARSRLARGSEGQAQLELLNEYWPRQAEPMLFAFENADGLRRVAAAHEVLEKLAASAPAQRTIVFCSRVPLPAAFGRAIGSARTLFIAAEELQLGEDDVVALAGRHGVGAAAAREIARLSSGWPMVVQLLIAVAASGRFEQVLARLDDVAFDELYDYLADEVIGRLEQSLADAVVVAAAVPDATLKDIRSVAGERFDAVAERRLGALPFVRRDDGGAYELHPLVRAMVRTRFAGCVAAAHALALEAHERRGDAARAAQIALASDDVRRAARVLDRLPTYVRAPAALPECEQVVARLEPAQLVRFPSLWIATMPFRRFSVDLATYLHEARTVYYCLPSDADAALRTDALLHLAAALYQSARFDETETAVGEALDSFAREPSAERATLLTFVATLRGLQGRFSEARALRAEADAIRRPDFLSDLGLHYVDAHEAIARGRYERGIAIIDESLRRMQEAKLPLYVAFTATNGAIFAWANGDDERFARYVTQAEEAMIPGIERGFASLLAAARGRAFVPDPRFESPVALAMAHLYRMGYAQTTEEAAGAAAAAVREADRCADPYLQTLAHAASLLLGSEDRAREAAALVAAARRVEAPELRFAAEAIAAGRRQYGVLEAFVARRVLLRRAAAPRAVAVHVFAGRVEVDGRDVRLAGKELELLLYLALGRVRVAAARAQIAEAIWPDIDDENDAANNLRVTLSRLRRKLGDDGLILRGEDGYRLSPAVAVDVREVETLVRAGGSEPLLSDERRAALQRVFDQVAHGLPGRLERFAWFAPHRLRLRELALAAGTLLAGDALARRVPAEALRCARTLVELDPLDEDARRLVLDAYAALGEWSAARRELEAFAELLREELDAEPSPDLADFVEAARERHCAGPPVPIGGRTAAGEPGRARRR
- a CDS encoding Vps62-related protein, with translation MTIALRAATLPQTDPGGEIAQAILAANYAQNGVHFAPFMVKGASSSQFNHIWISDRGDTAVDFYQFNGQSSNGFLPLGDVAIVNRGNFDDQGYLLFAPSTDAPDALAHPTDFTWVLNDHGSGNDNDVTYWRMTPPAGYAAVGLAFSNDDKPDVNNYWCVKLGYLRTVDHVTYWNDSGSHWSHNGDMAIAAYNGPASPDEILLLPQTLMSFEDIGNEPTYVLAAKKAYLDVAPIPAPVPVYDPENEPGSRTDIGVKNVAIVPASAIADPGYSGRGVVSPFYYVANQRFYTCTEVDSTPGGGAKQITYEIGTSQSDSTNFKHSTSLTVGAEVGVELDGFSAGVSTSFTEDFSIETQHTSEGSTSVTDQTTINIPGAQNTQFWQRIAEIRVFRTDTSVVSAVDYGLKTLLFTQSPTSP